A single Fusobacterium hominis DNA region contains:
- the accD gene encoding acetyl-CoA carboxylase, carboxyltransferase subunit beta — translation MGFFSLNKKNFSLNGRKKYVTLTIESDENKKQEEKEKHIDNNPTGLWTKCPACQEILYKEDIDKNLKKCPKCDHYFEMTAWERINLLIDNGTFIEEDKDLVSINPLNFPGYTEKNHKTQEICDMKEGVISGTGNLGGIKVSLAVMDFRFMGGSMGSVVGEKITRAMERGLKERIPVIVVSMSGGARMHEGLLSLMQMAKTSAAAEKLRDAGIPYIAVPVNPTTGGVTASFAMLGDIIVSEPKATIGFAGRRVIEQTIKQKLPKEFQTSEFLLKCGMVDVITKRENMKKTLRTILGNLVG, via the coding sequence ATGGGCTTTTTTTCTTTAAATAAAAAAAATTTTTCTTTAAATGGTAGAAAAAAATATGTAACATTGACAATAGAAAGTGATGAGAATAAAAAACAAGAGGAAAAAGAAAAACATATAGATAATAATCCTACTGGGTTATGGACAAAATGTCCTGCGTGTCAGGAAATTCTTTATAAAGAAGATATAGATAAAAATCTAAAGAAATGTCCAAAGTGTGATCATTATTTTGAAATGACAGCATGGGAAAGAATAAACTTATTAATTGATAATGGAACTTTTATAGAAGAAGACAAGGATTTAGTATCAATAAATCCATTAAATTTTCCAGGTTACACAGAAAAGAATCATAAGACTCAAGAAATTTGTGATATGAAAGAGGGTGTTATTTCTGGTACAGGTAATTTAGGTGGAATAAAAGTTAGTTTAGCTGTAATGGACTTTAGATTTATGGGTGGAAGTATGGGTTCTGTAGTTGGCGAGAAAATAACTAGAGCTATGGAAAGAGGATTGAAAGAAAGAATACCTGTAATTGTGGTGTCTATGTCAGGTGGAGCTAGAATGCACGAAGGGCTATTATCTCTTATGCAAATGGCTAAAACATCAGCAGCAGCAGAAAAGTTAAGAGATGCAGGGATTCCATATATAGCTGTTCCTGTAAATCCAACAACAGGAGGAGTAACTGCTTCTTTTGCAATGTTAGGAGATATAATAGTAAGTGAGCCTAAGGCAACTATAGGATTTGCTGGGAGAAGAGTTATTGAACAAACAATAAAACAGAAACTTCCTAAGGAGTTTCAAACAAGTGAATTTTTACTTAAATGTGGTATGGTAGATGTGATTACAAAAAGAGAAAATATGAAGAAAACTTTACGTACTATTTTAGGTAATTTGGTTGGTTAA
- a CDS encoding acetyl-CoA carboxylase carboxyltransferase subunit alpha yields MELEFEKGIPELEEKIKELKKFAEEQQLDLSDQVKKLEEQRDEELKKIYKNLSSWEKIFVARHPNRPYTLDYIENIATDFIELHGDRLFGDDPAIVGGLCKINGKKFMVIGNQKGRTTEEKIYRNFGMANPEGYRKALRLYKMAERFKVPILCLIDTPGAYPGLEAEERGQGEAIARNLMVMSGLKVPIVAVVIGEGGSGGALGLSVADKIFMLENSVYSVISPEGCAAILYKDASKAPETAENLKISAQSLYKLGIVDGIIEEPLGGAHRDYKCASLNLKNVILSSFSELEKLSIEQLLENRYNKFREIGSFIVKEN; encoded by the coding sequence ATGGAATTAGAATTTGAAAAGGGAATACCAGAATTAGAAGAGAAAATAAAAGAATTAAAGAAGTTTGCAGAAGAGCAACAGCTTGATTTAAGTGATCAAGTAAAAAAACTTGAAGAGCAAAGAGATGAAGAGTTAAAAAAAATATATAAAAATTTAAGTTCATGGGAAAAAATATTTGTAGCTAGACATCCAAATAGACCATATACTCTTGATTATATTGAAAATATAGCAACTGATTTTATAGAATTGCATGGAGATAGACTTTTTGGAGACGATCCAGCAATAGTTGGTGGGTTATGTAAAATTAATGGTAAGAAGTTCATGGTTATTGGAAATCAAAAAGGAAGAACTACCGAGGAGAAAATATATAGAAATTTTGGAATGGCAAATCCAGAAGGATATAGAAAAGCATTAAGACTTTATAAAATGGCTGAACGTTTTAAAGTTCCAATTTTATGTCTTATAGATACACCAGGTGCATATCCTGGGTTAGAAGCAGAAGAACGTGGTCAAGGTGAAGCAATTGCTAGAAACCTTATGGTTATGAGTGGACTAAAAGTTCCTATTGTAGCTGTAGTAATAGGAGAAGGTGGAAGTGGTGGAGCACTAGGACTTAGTGTAGCAGATAAAATATTTATGTTGGAAAATTCTGTGTATTCAGTTATTTCACCAGAAGGGTGTGCAGCAATATTATATAAAGACGCATCAAAAGCTCCAGAGACAGCTGAAAATTTAAAAATTTCTGCACAAAGTTTATACAAATTAGGTATAGTTGATGGTATAATAGAAGAACCATTAGGTGGAGCACATAGAGATTATAAATGTGCATCTCTTAACCTAAAAAATGTCATTTTGTCATCATTTTCAGAATT